TGCTCGTCACGAGGCCTACATCCTGCGCTCGATGGGTACGCTAAATGCTCCATGTTCCAAGTCGCGATTTTAAGCGGTGCGGCCGTTGCTTGGCCGCTTACCACGGAGGTATCGGTATTCGAAGGCTCCGATTGGCATCCCAACAGCGAGAGGCTAAAAATAGCGCTAAATACAAATGCAGTTAATTTTGTTGTCATAATGAATCCAATCTATGCGATAAAATCTAACGTCAGTAGCAATCGTTTTTCTCCGGTTTCTACCGCGGGCGAGCGATGCACTAAGCCACGGCCTTCATTGCCTTCCCAACGCTCGCCTTTTAATAATGCCACATCCCCACAGGCTAGTGATATTGCGTCTGCTTCCGGGACAACAGTCAGTTTGTTGCCATCCCTTGATACATGCTGGTTTCTAAGCCACTCACTGCCAGCGCCTGCTAGTGTAGTCACTAGTCGTACAGGTACTTTATCAGCATGAAATTTCGGGCACATTGCAGTCTTGAGTATTTTTAACCGTAAACCAACGACGCGAAGTTCAAATAAGCAGCTAAACATATCTACTATTTCAATAATATGCGCCACCATCGTATCGCTAAAATTCAGCCGCTTTAACGGCTCACTAACTTCGCAAGTGATATTGCTAGTCGCAATTTGTAGCGCTAGCTCTATCTCTTTTGCTGTTTCTAAGTAGTGACCAAACTCTGTTTTCAAAGCAGGTGATAATGCATGTTGCCAAATCACAATATTGGTGTCAGGCTCATAAATCTTGGTTAACACGGTAGCGTGTTCTGACTGCTGATGATGCACTGAGTCCACCTCAAGCAACGGCTCTATTGGCATAAGGCTATTCATAGTAACTCCAAATAGGGTTTTATTTAGTGAAAATTGCGACGCAGCGCATAGTTTCGAAGATGAGCGTAGGAGATGAGCATAGCGCCAAGCACTGTGAACAAGGTTTCTCCGCGTTGTTCATCTAAATATAGTTGCTAGCACCAAGAGTGTGCAGCCCACTAACCCCACGCCCACCACAAGACCTGACTTATGCCACATATAGCCAAACCCAAGGACCAACACGCTAATGGGTATTACGGCTATTAGTAACCACTCGTGAAAAGC
The sequence above is a segment of the Pseudoalteromonas piscicida genome. Coding sequences within it:
- a CDS encoding DUF1826 domain-containing protein; amino-acid sequence: MNSLMPIEPLLEVDSVHHQQSEHATVLTKIYEPDTNIVIWQHALSPALKTEFGHYLETAKEIELALQIATSNITCEVSEPLKRLNFSDTMVAHIIEIVDMFSCLFELRVVGLRLKILKTAMCPKFHADKVPVRLVTTLAGAGSEWLRNQHVSRDGNKLTVVPEADAISLACGDVALLKGERWEGNEGRGLVHRSPAVETGEKRLLLTLDFIA
- a CDS encoding MerC domain-containing protein produces the protein MNVKVQSFGDKAAIGLSMLCLVHCLILPFLLFVLPPFAGLLALSDEAFHEWLLIAVIPISVLVLGFGYMWHKSGLVVGVGLVGCTLLVLATIFR